A single region of the Brachypodium distachyon strain Bd21 chromosome 3, Brachypodium_distachyon_v3.0, whole genome shotgun sequence genome encodes:
- the LOC104583926 gene encoding uncharacterized protein LOC104583926, with the protein MAAAGRRRSAASVLLALLLVALAAAPAASRPAAGYGEETAPAAEEKAAPAAYTAPAAEEKAAPAAEEKAAPAGYTAEKAAPAAEEKAAPAAEEKAAPAGYTAEKAAPAAEEKAAPAAEEKPAPAGYTAEPTPAAEEKAAPAAEEKAAPAGYTAEKAAPAAEEKPAPAAEEKSAPAGYTAEPTPAAEEKPKEEPISPELHACCQKCEADYKPQGKEAVVGCIEKCKLDIKEKAAAGGYAKDAAPHAAKITAAVMRGALPEKTVAADETSNFHAAEAKKYMKDAEAASSPVDVAVDKKAASENIASAVTYALAGAAAVAPATETKAADAATVSGDMAIQKAATEAAPALEAVAQKDVPAAPAGYKL; encoded by the exons ATGGCAGCagctggaagaagaagaagcgcggCGAGCGTCCTGCTGGCTCTgctcctcgtcgccctcgcggcggcgccggccgcgtcCCGGCCAGCCGCTGGGTACGGCGAGGAGACCGCGCCGGCTGCGGAAGAGAAGGCTGCCCCGGCGGCGTACACTGCCCCCGCGGCGGAAGAGAAGGCGGCACCGGCtgcggaggagaaggcggcgcccgcggggtACACCGCTGAGaaggcggcaccggcggccgaGGAGAAGGCGGCCCCGGCtgcggaggagaaggcggcgccggctgggTACACAGCAGAGAAGGCGGCCCCTGCGGCGGAAGAGAAGGCGGCGCCAGCCGCGGAGGAGAAGCCTGCGCCAGCTGGCTACACCGCTGAGCCtacgccggcggcggaagagAAGGCAGCCCCGGCtgcggaggagaaggcggctccggcgggatACACCGCGGAGaaggcggcaccggcggcggaaGAGAAGCCTGCTCCAGCAGCCGAAGAGAAGTCCGCACCGGCTGGCTACACCGCAGAGCCCACGCCGGCAGCGGAAGAGAAGCCGAAGGAGGAGCCAATAAGCCCAGAGCTCCACGCGTGCTGCCAGAAGTGCGAGGCGGACTACAAGCCCCAGGGGAAGGAAGCCGTGGTCGGCTGCATCGAGAAGTGCAAGCTGGACATCAAGgagaaggccgccgccggcggctaCGCCAAGgacgccgccccc CACGCGGCCAAGAtcacggcggcggtgatgcGGGGAGCGCTGCCGGAgaagacggtggcggcggacgaGACGTCCAACTTCCacgcggcggaggcgaagaAGTACATGAAGGACGCCGAGGCGGCGAGCTCCCCCGTGGACGTGGCGGTGgacaagaaggcggcgtcggagaACATCGCGTCCGCGGTCACCTACGCGCTGGCGGGAGCCGccgcggtggcgccggcgacggagacgaaggcggcggacgcggccaCCGTCAGCGGCGACATGGCCATCCAGAAGGCCGCCACCGAGGCCGCCCCGGCGCTCGAGGCCGTCGCCCAGAAGGacgtccccgccgcccccgccggaTACAAGCTGTGA
- the LOC100844090 gene encoding pentatricopeptide repeat-containing protein At1g71210, mitochondrial, giving the protein MPRLLFPLPSRSRRRRLLAILSNTFSASAHAPPPRLPPPLPQLSPLLPHTAESYDSVSAAAADIAASFRDWFLVPRASAAPALDAIYEALAADDMAALEALALTEAFVLSVLRHCPRRIPDSDALLLLRLKFFDWSGRRPRYRHTRAVYHAVFRLLSRARRSSVVLDWLRLFSATNSSASQPRFHDTLVVGYAVAGDPQRGLSVLGRMRYHGYNLDAVSSRILLNSLVDASLHNFADSFSRSIAASPVTTCIRIKSLCRRGSFDDAVALLDTLPFAQASRGPAAGTIITEFCRRGRYDEASRIVDKFSSCDVYGAWIHGLIEAGRLDTTLQFLSDKKEAEGYIPDGQRYDKLVYRLLRKHRLGEVYDLLVEMMEEGIAPGRSTMSAALCFFCKAGLVEVAMHLYRSRTDLGINPNKDVYNNLIRALCRSGATEDACLVLEQSMADGYFPGRQTFSMFANVLCQEGKLDKVRELLDRALKQEAWPMDNVLAKYLVALCKSGNVDAACAVPQIASSKNPAGLYRYESTYKSLIRALILIRRVDVLPRLILEMQDMGHIPTRNLYQSVVCALCEESRYGEVLELLEKQLGKNQLQPRVCYNYFISGAGHAKKADVAREVYNRMECAGIEPSVESNILLLMSYLRSKRIGDALNFFNCIHEKKAPRSKMYNLFISGLCEARKPEQAMVFWREARDKGLIPSITCYEELVLLLSAVKDYDSVVKVIDDFRETGRPVSAFLCNVLLLHTLRSTDLLKAWTRSEDKSESFEARAGEIKGRGAGRFLIGQLIELFASGIRNRSDLEVLEEGLEQFFPVDIYTYNMLIRGLSMAGRMDSACNMFERLCRKGYQPNRWTFDTMVHGFCRHGNRNEAERWMEAMYRNGFYPTWYTMRLYNNTSLRAHDQKIMSFVE; this is encoded by the coding sequence ATGCCTCGCCTCCTCTTCCCGCTCCCCTcccgctcgcgccgccgccgcctgctcgccATTCTGTCGAACACCTTCTCTGCGTCCGCCcacgcgcctccgccgcggcttCCCCCGCCGCTCCCGCAGCTCTCCCCGCTGCTCCCCCACACCGCGGAGTCCTACGACTCCGtatccgccgccgcggccgacatcgccgcctccttccGCGACTGGTTCCTCGTgccccgcgcctccgccgcccccgccctcGACGCGATCTACGAGGCCCTCGCCGCGGACGACATGGCGGCGCTCGAGGCGCTCGCGCTCACGGAGGCCTTCGTCCTGTCGGTGCTCCGCCACTGCCCGCGGAGGATCCCCGACAGCgacgcgctgctgctgctccgcctcAAGTTCTTCGACTggtccggccgccggccgcgctACCGCCACACCCGCGCAGTCTACCATGCCGTCTTCCGCCTGCtctcccgcgcgcgccgctccTCTGTGGTGCTCGACTGGCTCCGCCTCTTCTCCGCCACCaactcctccgcctcccagCCGCGCTTCCACGACACGCTCGTCGTGGGCTACGCCGTCGCGGGCGACCCTCAGCGCGGGCTCAGCGTCCTCGGCCGCATGCGCTACCATGGCTACAACCTCGAcgccgtctcctcccgcaTCCTGCTCAACTcgctcgtggatgcctcgCTCCACAACTTTGccgactccttctcccgcAGCATTGCTGCTAGTCCCGTCACAACCTGCATCCGCATCAAGAGCCTCTGCCGTCGCGGCAGCTTTGACGACGCCGTGGCGCTCCTCGACACCCTCCCCTTTGCCCAGGCGTCCAGAGGGCCCGCCGCTGGCACTATCATCACCGAGTTCTGCCGGCGTGGGCGCTACGATGAGGCATCCCGGATTGTTGATAAGTTCTCGTCATGTGATGTGTACGGTGCGTGGATCCATGGTCTTATTGAGGCTGGGAGGCTCGATACTACATTGCAGTTCCTTTCTGATAAGAAGGAAGCTGAGGGATATATCCCTGATGGTCAGCGGTATGATAAGCTTGTGTACCGCCTGCTCCGCAAGCACAGACTTGGTGAAGTGTATGATTTGCTTGTGGAAATGATGGAGGAGGGCATTGCTCCAGGCCGTTCAACCATGAGCGCCGCACTTTGCTTCTTTTGTAAAGCCGGGCTTGTGGAAGTTGCCATGCATCTGTATAGGTCAAGAACGGACCTTGGGATTAACCCCAACAAGGATGTCTATAATAATCTGATCAGGGCGCTGTGCCGCAGTGGGGCCACAGAAGATGCATGTCTGGTATTGGAGCAGTCTATGGCAGACGGGTACTTTCCTGGCCGTCAGACATTTTCGATGTTTGCAAATGTGCTCTGTCAGGAAGGGAAGCTGGATAAGGTGAGGGAGCTGCTCGATAGGGCGCTGAAGCAGGAGGCATGGCCAATGGACAATGTCTTGGCCAAGTACCTCGTGGCATTGTGCAAGAGTGGGAATGTGGACGCGGCATGTGCAGTGCCTCAGATAGCAAGCAGCAAGAACCCTGCGGGCCTATATCGTTACGAATCAACTTACAAGAGCTTGATTAGGGCATTAATATTGATTAGGAGGGTTGATGTGCTGCCAAGGCTCATACTGGAAATGCAAGATATGGGACATATTCCGACCCGAAACCTCTATCAGTCAGTTGTTTGTGCTTTGTGTGAGGAGAGTAGGTACGGTGAGGTTCTTGAGCTGCTGGAGAAACAGTTGGGGAAGAATCAACTCCAACCCCGTGTGTGCTATAACTACTTCATATCTGGGGCTGGACACGCTAAGAAGGCTGATGTGGCCAGGGAGGTGTACAACCGGATGGAGTGTGCAGGGATTGAACCATCCGTAGAAAGCAACATCCTTCTTCTCATGAGTTATCTGAGGAGCAAGCGCATTGGTGACGCGTTAAACTTTTTCAACTGCATTCATGAGAAGAAGGCACCTAGGTCCAAGATGTATAATTTATTCATATCTGGTCTATGTGAAGCTCGGAAGCCGGAGCAGGCAATGGTGTTTTGGAGGGAAGCAAGGGATAAAGGATTAATCCCGAGCATCACCTGCTATGAAGAGCTTGTGCTCCTCTTGAGCGCCGTTAAAGATTACGACAGTGTTGTCAAGGTTATTGATGACTTCAGGGAAACAGGTCGCCCTGTTTCAGCCTTCTTGTGCAACGTGCTTCTGTTACACACACTAAGGAGCACCGATCTTCTGAAGGCTTGGACGCGTTCAGAAGATAAATCAGAGTCTTTTGAAGCAAGAGCTGGAGAGATCAAAGGTCGGGGGGCAGGACGATTCTTGATTGGCCAACTTATTGAGTTGTTTGCAAGTGGTATTAGAAACAGGAGTGACTTGGAGGTTTTAGAGGAAGGTTTAGAGCAGTTCTTTCCTGTTGATATTTATACTTATAACATGCTGATACGAGGATTGAGTATGGCAGGGAGGATGGATTCTGCCTGTAACATGTTCGAAAGACTCTGCAGAAAGGGTTATCAACCAAATCGATGGACTTTTGATACAATGGTACACGGCTTCTGCAGGCATGGCAACAGAAATGAGGCTGAAAGGTGGATGGAAGCAATGTACCGAAACGGATTCTATCCGACTTGGTACACTATGAGGTTATACAACAATACATCCTTGCGAGCTCATGATCAGAAAATCATGTCATTTGTCGAGTAG